tataaattgacatgcacaaaTTCCCTTATTTAGattcataaatatagaaatttagaatttccatgtggaaaaaaacttggaatttgggacctccaattcccaagtttaaattccatgtaaataagtTTCATTTcctaatttctatgattgagggtttaaaaataacaaaatatgtattcaatttcattgttcttttaggttaaccaaacaaaaaaaattacaaattctagaaaataaaattccgtcatttcaatttcaatcgttttaaaatttcttaataatcttaaatttcttcattcaaACATAGTGTAAGGCATTTTAAAATGACAGTAATTGAAATgacgggattttattttctagaatttgtgaattttcttgtttggttaacctaagggaacaatggaattgaatacggaatttgttatttttaaactctcaatcatagaaattgggaaacgacacctatttacatgaaatttaaatttgagaATTGGagatcccaaattccaagttttgttttcacgcggaaattctaaatttctatgtttatcaatccaaacaaaagaattgatgcatgtcaatttataaattttgatttttatccaaattctaagttcatttccctcatccaaacataatgtAAAAATTATAGTTTCTAAACATCTAATTAGAACATGACTTTAAAAGATGAAAAGCCACCAACAATATGTTTAATACATAGGCATATTAATTGTCATGGGCTGCACCATGTATGGCTCTCTGGGGCATGCTTCAGAGTTTTCTGTGGATGTTGGAATCTCTCACTGCAAGTACCAACTAAAATCCAGAAAAGCTTTCATGATTGTTTAATAGTGACGCTTTTGTTTCCTTGTTACAATCTTACTGATTTTTTAGTATATTTTATAGAGGATGTATTGCATCCCGTGTtaatttggttcttttttttttgagtgaATTTGGATCTTGGTTTGTTAGGGTTCGTGGCTTCATGCttttattttaaggaaaactaatgaaaatgaattaaaaactttgaattttaacgataaggacaaaataaagggtaaagtgaatagtatcaggattgactttttagtgtaaaaatgtgatttttcgttaaagtgaatagtaccgaaaATTTTTCGCTAAAACTCTATTTATTCTAAGCAAGCCACTTGCCACACATGTGCATGGCTGATCACCATCATACTCATACGATGTTCCTCGTATGTAATATTAATGGTGCTTTCCTTTGGAAAGTTCCAATAACTAATACTGAAAAGAAAAGGATATAAGGAAGGAAATTTCCAATAACATACTAAAAGGATATCAGATGGAGAAAAATTTCAGTTTCTTCAAAACAAAatcttatatatttttaatttactctTTAAAGAACAATTTTGCAAGAAACTAACTAAATCATAAAATGCTAAAATTCGAATTGTAAAATTTTTCATATTTAGTTAAATAATATACTtcgtttatttattaaataactGCTAGATGACtacataattttaaaatttaactaATTTTTGATAGACTGGATCTTTAAATTAAATGTAACCTTGAAAATGAAAGGCAAAAATCATGTGTAATAATGTAGaatgtgacaaaaaaaaaaactaagaaaaagAGTTAGCAAGTTCAAATAAGAAGATTGTTAGCTTTTTTCCTACCACCTACTTAGTATGTTTCACGAACTCTTGCGTCCTTACTCTGCATAAAATTGTTGTTTGACTTGCAACTTAATTTAGTCAAACAAGTCCTCCTTGGTCACACGCACACGAATGGAATTGGCATTTAATTCAGTCAGAACCATTGACCTTAaagtaattaatttaaattactttataaattaattaatagagattaCTTAAGATTTAATACTTCTGTTAATGGAATCGATTGTGGACTGTGTAGGAACGTACGTGTATGAGCCCCGTGAAGCATATTGCTAGCTAGCTCACCCCTCGAAAGATGTTCTTTGGATCTCAAGGACAGATTTTATTAAACTTAATCAATGCCtaattaaagtttagttttagtTAAATGATTTGAATTAGCTAAATTAACATAAGATTGGTAGGattattgagagagagagagagagagagagagagagagagagagagagagagagagagatcccaACAACTACAAATGCAGGCACATCTAGCAGTAGTACTATATACTATTGTACTGGCCAATTGAGTTACCTGCCCCTACAGTTAAGTATATCAGGCCCTTTAACAAGAGGGAttctcatttaaaaaataaaagaggaacACCCTCTTAATCGTTGGattggttttaatgaaattgtgtgattgagattaaatcacatgccacacaatctcaaccacactatttcattaaagtcaaatctaacggtcaagctggtattgtcatttttttttaaatgaggatCCCTCTTGTTAAAGAATTCCGTTAAGTATACATGTACTCAATAGTACATATACTCACGTGAAAAACTTGTCACGAAATAACATATGCGTGTAGGGCTGTATATCAGCTCGAAACAAGTCGAGCTTGCATTAGGCTGAAATTTTTAAACTCATTTGTGCTTGGCTTGCATAAAAGCGAAGTCTAGCTagagataaaaaataattaaacaaatcaaatttaagcaCAATAATATTCGGTTTGGCTCAACTCGTTTAGAACTCTAGTTGCATGGCATGTGAGACTTTTGTAAAATATGTTTAGCATTACCGTGATGTGGAAATGGATGCTTACACTGTTACACATAATCTTGTATATGACTCATCGATGGTGTAACCTGCTCCACTCGACTTCTCATATGACAGGCATGGTCATTTTACACGTGCATTAGTATAGTATTGTGTGACATGAaatcttttttaatttgatcgTCATATCGTCACATCatcatataaaattataaattgatGTGCTTTGATATGAACAATATATTAAATATCTATATGATATTAATTAAAAGATCATATATTATTCTATATTAACGATATTTAGAAAGAGAAACGAACTTGAAACTTTGTGTAATTAGGTTAATTCTCTTAACcaattaatttacaaatttaatataataaaataagtaTTCTAATATTAACAAACATATAAAATTACGTAATAGTGAGaagatcaaataaaaaaaaatctcatttgtacgatttggattcaattataattttattattattcgaGGACAAAACACCTGCCCTAGCCCATGTTGTGTAGATGAAGAAGGTCATTTATGTGTTGGAGAATGGGAGAAGGACAAAACTGTTGAGTTTTGCGTTAATTTTGATTCTCTTCGGATCTTAGTGTTCAGAGTCTAAGTACTAAGAAATTTGAGCTCTTGGTTTGTGTGAAAGAGAATTTGGAGTCCTTAAGTTGTGTGAGATGGGGTAGTAGACTGAGTTAATGGAGACTGTcgaatttaattttaattgtttagaTTATCTGATCTTTAGACTCTAAAGAGTGAAATTCAGAGTGAATCTGTCCATTTTTTACACGAAGTTAAAAactatgtatatatttatatgtgtgtGCATGTAGGAATGGCTGGCTCTCTGGCTTAGCTGTGAGAGAGGGAATCTGAAGGGGAGAGATGGAGGTCGTGTTCTTGTTGATGATGTTGATGCAATCTATTGAAAACCACTTGGGAAGCTTCTTCACTCTTTTGTTTACTTGTTACTTTGCACCGCCGAGACTCACTACACCTTCCATTGCCAGTACATTACGAGTGTACTCTTTACTATTATATCATTCTGGCACTGcacactttgtttttttttttttttatatcccaACAAAACCCCTATGCTGTATGGCTCTTCCATCATCAATATCAAATGATCGTTTgatttaagggagttttaacgaaaagcccgcggtactgttcactttaacaaaataccatatttttagactaaaaagtcaaatatgatactattcactttaccctttattttgtccttatcgttaaaactcaaagttttcaagctattttcattagttttcattcgaTTTAATGACACACAATTATAGGATATTTGAGAATTAACCGAGCTGAAACCATGGACGTTTGTTATTgaatgaaacaaaaaaagaaggaaaactaCGACCTGGAAGTGTTATCAAGAATCTCTATTACTATAGCAAAAGTCTCACTATGTTTGTATCTTCTCACCACCGTAATAGCTTTCACATGACATAAATAACGTATTGACACGTTGTCAATAATGTTGATATTGCCAATGGGAACTGTTATTAACACTTcgaaaatctcattctacactcctcacaaagtgcatttttctttctaattataaaaagtttggagtgccaaataagatttttggagtgctaataacaattcccttgcCAATTTACCTATAATGTTAGTGCCATCAACAAGAACATTTCCCCACTAGTTATTAATGTCATTCAAAAACCCCTAAAAAGCAAGATTCGTTAAGGATTCGCTTAATAACCATTTTATTTATCAATTtacgtttttatttttgtgttagaAATACAGAGAAAACTATATTAGAGAAATGATGATATAGAAGAGTTAAGGAAGGATGGCGTGAGAGATATatacaaaatgaaaactaaaactattttaagttgttttcattttcaaaattttgttttaattattagtttttgTTTCTTACTCACCGTCTCACCCTTCTGTCTTATTAATCATTTTCGCATATGTTAATCAGAAAAAGTAAAAAGCTAAAATTACAAATGGTTACCAAAGCATAATAAAAGTGTAAAATCGAACACAGCAACATTCTAAGATTTATACAACCGACTATAAATAGTGACATAAGACTTGGTGGTGGTTGTTCCAAATCTTACCAAAAGTTGCCCCAAAATGAGGGGCTAGTACTTGTCTAAATAGACCCAACAACCAAATATAAAGCGTAGCTCAATTTACCTTAATAGGCCCAAGTCACTCCCATTTTACGGAAGCCCaagaagaaaaatacaagaTTTTCGAAAACACGAGGCCCAAATagtaaaatcaaataaaaaccaaacgcAAATTTACATTGGCGGGAGCAGAAATTTGTAATAAGTCTCTGAAATTATATTTCGGCGGGAGATGAGAAATTAACGGTGTGATATTTAAGCTCCACCCCAGATTTACTTCTGAAAATCCCATCCGCCACACTTTTATTCCCGAACCATCCCCGACGCCTCTCCAAATTTACCATTTCTGCCATCCGTCATGGAACGCTCTCAGACGCGAGCCGTCACTACCAAAAGAGGCTTGAAGCGGAAGCTCGAAGAAGACTTCAGAGAAGAAAGGGTTGAGGGTGAACCGGACCGGAAAGTCCCGCCCGTGGTCGAACCGCAAGACGATCGCCCAGATCTCGTCGTTCGGGTTCGCGAGCAGGTTCAGATTCTGGAGTCCAAATTCTCGTCTGCCCAATCCGACCGCCTACTCGCCAAGCAGGCCGCCCATGGCCTCGCTCTCACCGCCAAGGAAGGTAGCGTACCCACCgttttcttctatttttggCGGGTGTTATTGGAGTTTACTTGTTTTTTCATCTttaatctgatcgaaatcttgTGAGATTGTTTGGAGCTTAAGTATTTTTTGGTAATTTGGATGCAGAGGAGCTCGTGGACATCTTGGTGGACTGTGGAGCTGTTCCGGCTCTGGTTAAGCATCTGCGGGCGCCGGCGGCTGACGGCCGAAACTGTCCGATCCCTTACGAGCACGAGGTCGAGAAATACTGTGCTTATGCCCTGGGACTTATTGCCATTAAGGTAAATTTAACACCTTTATTACATTAGTACGGTAACTAAATTGGTTTTGCCTGTTCTTTGTATCCATTTGTAAGAAATTTTTTGTTATGGTAAATCTTATGAGGATTGTAAATATTTGGGGCATTAATTAAGATTATGATTCTGTAAAAACAATACCTTCACTGCAATACAAATGTTTGATCTCTTAGTGGGTAGCTTTTTCTTGATTTGGATGCTGAAAAAAATTGGTTTAATCTCAGTTTGTGTGCTCTTATTTGATGGGTTTTGTTCTGTATCTGTGTTTATGTTATATAGCTGGAGTATCAACAACTCGTGGTTGATGCCGGAGCTTTACCACATCTTGTTGATCTGTTAAAAAGGCACAAGCGGGGAAGTGAATCACCGGCACCTGATGCTGTGATCAGGAGAGCTTGTGATACAATTGCTCACATTGCCCATGAAAATGGCAACACTAAGAACCTTGTCAGGTCTGTTTGCATCTCCTCTCCCGAGTCTCATATTAGGGAAGTCTCGGTACTTACCTCTTTTTTTATCTTTGGACTTTCAGGATTGAAGGTGGAATCCCTCCTCTTGTTGAACTGCTTAACTTCTTCAACACAAAGGTACAGATAGCGGCTGCAGGTGCCCTTCGGACTCTGGCATTTAAAAATGATGAAAACAAAAATCAGGTATTTAAGTTTTCCTTATGAGATTTTACATAACTGATTTAGGAATCTTTAGTATTTAGCTGATTTGGATTGCAAAATTCCAGATTGTAGTAGAGTGCGGTGCTTTGCCTACCCTGGTACTAATGCTTCAATCTGAGGATCCTGTGATGTCCTTTGAAGCGGTGAGCTTTGAGATATACTTAATATTTCTTCTCTCGTATTTTGAGAGTTCGGACCTCATTGTTCTGTAAGCTCTTGCTGAAATTTTGTGGGGTTTATCAGGTTGGTGTAATAGGCAATCTTGTCCACTCATCCCCACACATCAAGAAATTAGTACTTCTTGCTGGTGCTTTACAACCTATTATTGGATTGCTCAGGTGATTCTGAACTTTGTACTTTTTCCTTGAACAATCATGTTGTTGCTGTTTTCAAACAATGACATCTCCCTTGTTCATTTCTTTATTGACAGTTCCGACTGTACGGAGAGCCAAAGAGAAGCTGCTTTATTACTTGGTCAGTTTGCTGCAACTGATACAGATTGCAAGGTAAAATAAACCATTTTGGTTAAACTTGTGTTTTTTACCCTCATCCTCTTTTCGTAAGATGATTTTGTTTGATGTTATAACTGTGCGGTCAATGCAGGAACATATTGTTCAGAGGGGTGCTTTAAAACCATTAATTGAGATGCTTAAGTCACCTGATGCACAGGTTAAGGAGATGTCTGCCTTTACGCTTGGGAGGTTGGCACAGGTTAGCTTTACTTTTATTCATTTTCGATTCTTTAGTGCATATATGTATAAAAGCATAATAAGGCAGTTGCAAGTATCATACTAGCAATAGCGGCTGGTTGTTAAACAATCCCAgaactcatttttacttttgtttttgtataatGTATCTTTGATAGGAACCCTAATAGTGTTATGGTACTTTCGGATTGTTTTGTACTTTTAGGAAAGGGAAAGGCTGCAGTATCATAGGCACGTCTACTTGTAATGCAAGGttttttttgtactagtgtTAAATCTCTTATTGGCTATATTGTTTCTTCATCATAAATGGTTACTGGCATGTGGTTATTTGTCAATTTTGTGTGCTCTGTCATTAGATTATTTTACTTTGTTTAAGTGGTGGTTAATTTTTCAAAGGAATATACAGCTTACTGGATTCCTCAATGATTCTTATTAGGAAATACATAACCAAGCTGGCATTGCTCAAAATGGTGGTATCATGCCTCTAATCGAGCTTCTTGGTTCACAAAACATATCTCTTCAACACAATGCTGTGTTTTGTCTATATGATCTTGCAGATAATGAGGTATCTCCCTGCTTCAGTTCAGTTTGTAGTGCATGCAGTTTTACTCAATGTATCATTTAAGAAGTGAGATTTCTTTCGCAGGATAACACTGCAACCATAATTAAGTTTGGAGGTGTTCAGAAACTTCAAGATGGAGAATTCGTTGCTCAAGTAATTTTCCCCTTTTAAAAGAACCTTTATACAGTTGTCTACTTGATATCAAGGTTTGGCGTCTGCCCTTAAATTTAttgttgaaatttaaaaaaaaaaatccaaattaaatCCTACGTATAGAACTAGATTTCATTGCTAAGCTAGCCAACTGTGGTAGAACCAGCATTGAAAAAAGGGATAAGAGTAGCATTAGAATCTTATGGGTAGATCTCTTGGTTCATCTCAAGAGTACCTGTagcaaaattaaagaaaaaaaaatgagagagagggggagggagagagatgcaGGGGAAGgaaaaggggagagagagagagaaagaatacTGTTTGGTGTGTAAATTGGTACCATTTCTCTTGAAGACATATTGTCGCCGGCAGTGAGAGACGTGTTCATGGTAGGGGTGTGATGATTATGTGCAAGGGCATAGGCTTTTACCGTTTCATAACAAAGTGGGAGAGAggaagggagaggagagagaggactAGGGTGCTGCATACCCTAATAATAAAggtatttttcttttccatttaaACTTGTTAGTAATTAGTTTTCTTGCTAACCAAGGATTAGATCCTTGCCCGTGGTTTACAAGAAAACTAATTAGTAATTACTAACATGTttaaatggaaaagaaaaataccTTTATTAGGGTATGCATCACCCTagtcctctctctcctctcccttccTCTCTCCCACTTTGTTATGAAACGGTAAAAGCATGTGCCCTTGCACAGAATCATCACACCTCTGCCATGAACACGCCTCTCACTGCCGGCGACAGTATGTCTTCAAGAGAAATCGTACCAATTTACACACCAAACAATATTCTTTCTCTTTCCCCTGcatctccctccctccctctcatATTTTGCTACAGGTACTCTTGAGATAAACCAAGAGATCTACCCACCACATGGTAAGATTCTAATGCTACTTTTATCCCTTTTTTAGTGCTGGTTCTACCACAGTTGGTTAGCTTAGCAAGCATCTGTTTGGTTTCTTAATCTATAAACATGAAATCTGGTTCTATACGTAGGatttaatttggattttttttttaaatttcaatttgaatACACCCCTTTACAATGTCCCAACCTCAGAGAGAGAGTGCCATGGCTGATTGATATCCCCATAGGAAGAGGTGTAACTCCTGCACAATTTACGCCAGCGCCTGTCTCCCTAGGTGACTGATTCGCCCccaatctctctctccccctctctttttctttttgtaattaTTTACTTTGATTATAATGTTAGCTTTGTTTTTCAGAAACTGTCACGACAGGACGGGATCGTATAAGGGACTGCATTGCGCGAGCTTTGTCAAGATTATGAAAGATATAAGGTTTCTTTCAAGGCATCTGACCCTTCTAAAGTTGCTGCTCAAGTGGAGGCTGCGctttttcaatttgaacactCGCGTCCCGATGACAAACCATTGGTAGTAAAGCGTCCAGTTCTGTTAGATACTCTTTGGCGCAACAAAGATTTGCGCAGACAAGTTCTTTTTGGAGAGATCACGCCAGAGATGTTGCTCAACATGCCCATAGCCGAACTGCGGCAGAAGTATCCAGCAAACTCACGGCAAATCTTGCTGCCTCCCTCCCGAGGTGATTGATTCGGCCCCAAtctctcccttttttttctttttaagtttgattttagTGCTAGCTTTGTTTTCTGAAACTGTCAAAACAGAGCGGTGTGTTCTAAGGCTTTGTATTGCCGGTGGTTTGTCCAAGGTGTCTGAGGAAGTTGATGAAAGATATATGGATTCTGTCAATGCATCTGACCCTTGTAAAGTTGCTACTCAAGTGGAGGCTGCGCTGTTTAAACACTGGGGTCCCGATGAAACGTTGGAACCAGTGGCTTATAAGTATTCACTTCTAATAACTCTTATTAACCACGCTTGGAACAAAGATTTGCGCAGACAAGTTCTTCTTGGGGAGATCACGCCAGAGATGT
This window of the Malus domestica chromosome 03, GDT2T_hap1 genome carries:
- the LOC103427424 gene encoding ARM REPEAT PROTEIN INTERACTING WITH ABF2-like isoform X1 — its product is MERSQTRAVTTKRGLKRKLEEDFREERVEGEPDRKVPPVVEPQDDRPDLVVRVREQVQILESKFSSAQSDRLLAKQAAHGLALTAKEEELVDILVDCGAVPALVKHLRAPAADGRNCPIPYEHEVEKYCAYALGLIAIKLEYQQLVVDAGALPHLVDLLKRHKRGSESPAPDAVIRRACDTIAHIAHENGNTKNLVRIEGGIPPLVELLNFFNTKVQIAAAGALRTLAFKNDENKNQIVVECGALPTLVLMLQSEDPVMSFEAVGVIGNLVHSSPHIKKLVLLAGALQPIIGLLSSDCTESQREAALLLGQFAATDTDCKEHIVQRGALKPLIEMLKSPDAQVKEMSAFTLGRLAQEIHNQAGIAQNGGIMPLIELLGSQNISLQHNAVFCLYDLADNEDNTATIIKFGGVQKLQDGEFVAQVIFPF
- the LOC103427424 gene encoding ARM REPEAT PROTEIN INTERACTING WITH ABF2-like isoform X2, with amino-acid sequence MERSQTRAVTTKRGLKRKLEEDFREERVEGEPDRKVPPVVEPQDDRPDLVVRVREQVQILESKFSSAQSDRLLAKQAAHGLALTAKEEELVDILVDCGAVPALVKHLRAPAADGRNCPIPYEHEVEKYCAYALGLIAIKLEYQQLVVDAGALPHLVDLLKRHKRGSESPAPDAVIRRACDTIAHIAHENGNTKNLVRIEGGIPPLVELLNFFNTKVQIAAAGALRTLAFKNDENKNQIVVECGALPTLVLMLQSEDPVMSFEAVGVIGNLVHSSPHIKKLVLLAGALQPIIGLLSSDCTESQREAALLLGQFAATDTDCKEHIVQRGALKPLIEMLKSPDAQVKEMSAFTLGRLAQERERLQYHRHVYL
- the LOC103408108 gene encoding transcription elongation factor TFIIS-like; its protein translation is MLLNMPIAELRQKYPANSRQILLPPSRERCVLRLCIAGGLSKVSEEVDERYMDSVNASDPCKVATQVEAALFKHWGPDETLEPVAYKYSLLITLINHAWNKDLRRQVLLGEITPEMLANMSLAEMQQLNTWPEDDPDILI